The proteins below come from a single Myxosarcina sp. GI1 genomic window:
- the rpsG gene encoding 30S ribosomal protein S7, with product MSRRSVRKKRIVPPDPVYNSRLVSMTIRRIMRSGKKSLAANIIYDAMQMIGERTGNEPLEVFEQAIKNLTPLVEVKARRVGGATYQVPMEVRQGRGTTLALRWLIQFSRSRGGRTMASKLANEIMDAANETGGAMKKRDETHRMAEANKAFAHYRY from the coding sequence ATGTCTCGACGTTCGGTTAGAAAAAAACGTATTGTTCCCCCAGATCCAGTGTATAATAGTCGTTTGGTTAGTATGACTATTAGACGCATCATGCGTAGCGGCAAAAAATCTCTAGCTGCTAACATTATTTACGATGCAATGCAGATGATTGGAGAAAGAACTGGTAATGAACCTTTAGAAGTATTCGAGCAAGCAATTAAGAATCTCACTCCTCTAGTAGAAGTAAAGGCTCGTCGTGTTGGTGGAGCAACTTATCAAGTTCCAATGGAGGTAAGACAGGGTAGGGGTACCACATTGGCTTTACGCTGGCTGATTCAATTTTCTCGCTCCAGGGGAGGTAGAACAATGGCAAGTAAGTTGGCTAACGAAATTATGGATGCCGCTAACGAAACTGGGGGAGCGATGAAAAAGAGAGATGAAACTCATCGCATGGCAGAAGCAAATAAAGCCTTCGCCCACTATCGCTATTAG
- a CDS encoding LON peptidase substrate-binding domain-containing protein, with translation MTSSSIAVRELPLFPLPEVVLFPTRPLPLHIFEFRYRIMMNTILENDRRFGVLAIDPATGKIANYGCCAEILHFQRLPDDRMKMLTLGQQRFRVLEYVREKPYRVGLVEWIEDCSPSEDLRPIAKEVEELLRDVVRLSAKLTNQKIELPDDLPSLPTELSYWVASNLYGVASEQQSLLEMQDTLKRLQREQEILSSTRNHLAARTVLKDALGND, from the coding sequence ATGACATCTTCTTCGATCGCCGTAAGAGAACTACCTCTATTTCCCCTCCCGGAAGTAGTTTTATTTCCCACTCGCCCCCTACCGCTACACATTTTTGAATTTCGTTATCGCATCATGATGAACACGATTTTAGAAAATGACCGCCGTTTTGGGGTTTTGGCGATCGATCCTGCTACGGGAAAAATCGCTAACTATGGCTGCTGTGCGGAAATTTTGCATTTTCAAAGATTGCCAGACGATCGCATGAAAATGTTAACCCTCGGTCAACAGCGATTTAGAGTCTTAGAATACGTGCGCGAAAAGCCCTATCGAGTGGGATTGGTAGAGTGGATTGAAGACTGCTCTCCCAGTGAAGATTTAAGACCGATAGCCAAAGAAGTCGAAGAACTGTTACGGGATGTGGTTCGGCTGTCTGCCAAACTGACCAATCAAAAAATCGAACTTCCCGACGATTTACCTAGTTTGCCTACAGAACTATCATACTGGGTAGCAAGTAATCTCTACGGCGTAGCTTCAGAACAGCAGTCTTTATTAGAAATGCAGGATACCCTAAAACGCTTACAACGCGAACAAGAAATTTTAAGTTCGACTCGCAATCATTTAGCAGCACGTACCGTACTCAAAGATGCCTTGGGGAATGATTGA
- the rpsL gene encoding 30S ribosomal protein S12 yields the protein MPTIQQLIRSERSKSKKKTKSPALKECPQRRGVCTRVYTTTPKKPNSALRKVARVRLTSGFEVTAYIPGIGHNLQEHSVVLIRGGRVKDLPGVRYHIVRGTLDTTGVKDRKQGRSKYGAKRPK from the coding sequence ATGCCCACCATACAGCAGCTAATTCGTAGCGAACGCTCTAAATCAAAAAAGAAAACTAAATCTCCCGCTCTCAAAGAGTGTCCTCAACGGCGTGGTGTTTGCACTAGAGTTTATACGACTACACCCAAAAAACCCAACTCGGCACTTAGAAAAGTTGCTAGAGTTCGTTTGACTTCGGGATTTGAAGTTACAGCATATATTCCAGGTATCGGACACAATCTACAGGAGCACTCTGTAGTTTTAATTCGTGGTGGTCGGGTAAAAGATTTGCCAGGTGTACGATATCACATCGTAAGAGGTACCTTAGATACGACGGGAGTAAAAGATAGGAAGCAGGGTCGTTCCAAATATGGTGCCAAGCGTCCCAAGTAA
- the tuf gene encoding elongation factor Tu — translation MARAKFERNKDHANIGTIGHVDHGKTTLTAAITLTLAASGKATARKYEDIDAAPEEKARGITINTAHVEYETENRHYAHVDCPGHADYVKNMITGAAQMDGGILVVSAADGPMPQTREHILLAKQVGVPSLVVFMNKEDQVDDEELLELVELEIRELLSEYEFPGDDIPIVAGSALKAVEALTSNPNIAQGDDEWVDKIYALMDNVDEYIPTPEREIDKPFLMAVEDVFSITGRGTVATGRIERGKVKVGETIEIVGIRDTRSTTVTGVEMFQKTLDEGMAGDNVGVLLRGVQKEDIERGMVLAKPGSITPHTQFEGEVYVLTKEEGGRHTPFFKNYRPQFYVRTTDVTGTIKDYTADDGSAVEMVMPGDRIKMTVELISPIAIEQGMRFAIREGGRTIGAGVVAKIVK, via the coding sequence ATGGCACGCGCAAAGTTTGAACGGAATAAAGATCACGCTAATATTGGTACTATCGGTCACGTAGACCACGGTAAAACTACTTTAACAGCCGCAATTACTTTAACTCTGGCAGCCTCAGGTAAAGCTACAGCTAGAAAATATGAAGACATTGATGCCGCTCCCGAAGAAAAAGCACGGGGTATTACCATCAATACGGCTCATGTAGAATATGAAACCGAAAACCGCCACTACGCTCACGTAGACTGTCCCGGACACGCCGACTATGTAAAAAATATGATTACTGGTGCGGCGCAAATGGACGGTGGAATTTTGGTAGTGTCGGCGGCTGACGGTCCGATGCCTCAAACTCGCGAACATATTCTGCTAGCAAAACAAGTAGGAGTTCCTAGCTTGGTCGTATTTATGAATAAAGAAGACCAAGTAGATGATGAAGAACTGCTCGAACTAGTCGAACTGGAAATCCGCGAACTATTAAGTGAATACGAATTTCCTGGAGATGATATTCCAATCGTGGCAGGTTCTGCTCTCAAAGCGGTAGAAGCCCTTACTTCTAACCCTAATATTGCTCAGGGGGATGATGAGTGGGTAGATAAAATTTATGCCTTAATGGACAACGTGGATGAGTATATTCCTACTCCCGAACGTGAAATCGATAAACCTTTCTTAATGGCAGTAGAAGACGTGTTCTCGATTACTGGTCGTGGTACGGTTGCTACAGGACGGATCGAACGGGGTAAGGTTAAGGTTGGTGAAACTATTGAAATTGTGGGCATTAGAGATACTCGTAGCACTACAGTAACTGGCGTAGAGATGTTCCAAAAAACTCTCGACGAAGGTATGGCAGGAGATAATGTCGGCGTTCTACTACGCGGTGTTCAAAAAGAAGATATCGAGCGCGGAATGGTTCTAGCCAAACCAGGTTCGATTACTCCTCACACTCAGTTTGAAGGTGAAGTATACGTACTGACTAAAGAAGAAGGCGGTCGTCATACTCCTTTCTTTAAAAATTATCGTCCTCAATTCTATGTTCGTACTACAGATGTAACTGGCACAATCAAAGATTATACTGCTGATGACGGTAGCGCGGTAGAAATGGTTATGCCTGGCGACCGTATTAAAATGACTGTAGAACTAATCAGCCCAATTGCGATCGAACAAGGAATGCGTTTTGCCATTCGTGAAGGTGGTCGTACTATTGGTGCTGGAGTTGTCGCCAAGATCGTAAAATAG
- the rpsJ gene encoding 30S ribosomal protein S10, with the protein MATIQQQKIRIRLKAFDRRLLDTSCEKIVDTANRTNATAIGPIPLPTKRRIYCVLRSPHVDKDSREHFETRTHRRIIDIYQPSSKTIDALMKLDLPAGVDIEVKL; encoded by the coding sequence ATGGCAACGATTCAACAACAAAAAATACGCATTCGTCTCAAAGCTTTCGATCGCCGCTTACTCGACACATCCTGTGAAAAAATTGTCGATACTGCTAATCGTACCAACGCTACGGCAATTGGTCCTATTCCCCTGCCAACTAAAAGAAGAATTTACTGCGTCTTGCGTTCTCCTCACGTAGATAAAGATTCTCGCGAACATTTTGAAACGCGCACTCATCGACGCATTATCGATATTTACCAGCCTTCATCAAAAACTATTGATGCCTTAATGAAACTAGATTTGCCTGCAGGAGTCGATATCGAAGTGAAGCTGTAA
- a CDS encoding iron-sulfur cluster assembly accessory protein, which translates to MAIYISQSAAKEIERIRASRQQPDSLVRLQVKTGGCSGLFYVLKLENPQTKSLSAPASEERIYEVGAISFIVDARSDAYLQDLKLDYSEDLMGGGFRFQNSLAIENCDCGLSFTVE; encoded by the coding sequence ATGGCAATCTATATTAGCCAAAGTGCCGCTAAAGAAATTGAGAGAATTAGAGCGAGTCGCCAACAGCCAGACAGCTTAGTCAGACTGCAAGTCAAAACAGGAGGTTGCTCTGGCTTATTTTATGTTTTAAAGTTAGAAAATCCGCAAACAAAGTCCCTGTCCGCTCCAGCTTCAGAAGAGCGTATATACGAAGTAGGCGCAATAAGTTTTATTGTCGATGCTCGATCCGATGCTTATCTACAGGACTTAAAGTTAGACTATTCAGAAGATTTGATGGGTGGTGGGTTTCGGTTTCAAAATTCTCTGGCGATTGAGAATTGTGACTGTGGTTTGTCATTTACAGTAGAATAG
- the fusA gene encoding elongation factor G, whose amino-acid sequence MARTIPLKKVRNIGIAAHIDAGKTTTTERILFYTGIAHKMGEVHDGAAITDWMEQEKERGITITAAAISTSWNDHKINIIDTPGHVDFTIEVERSMRVLDGVIAVFCSVGGVQPQSETVWRQANRYNVPRIAFVNKMDRTGANFFKVHEQIRERLRANAIAIQIPIGSEAEFEGIIDLVRMRAKIYRDDLGKNIEDTEIPKQLLPKAKEYRGKLIEAIAETDEKLLEKFMMEEEFEEAEIKAALRQGAIAGSIVPMLCGSAFKNKGVQLLLDAVVDYLPAPTEVPAIKGLLPDGGEAVRHSDDEEPFAALAFKIASDKFGRLTFMRVYSGVLEKGSYVYNSTKEQKERVARLVVLKSNERIEVDELRAGDLGAAVGLKQSTTGDTLCDESNPIILESLFIPEPVISVAVEPQTKSDFEKLSKALQALSDEDPTFRVSTNPETNQTVIAGMGELHLEILVDRMLREFNVEATVGKPQVAYRETIRRESQAEGKYIKQSGGKGQYGHAVIEVEPGEPGTGFEFVSKIVGGIIPKEYIPAVEEGVKQTCESGILSGYPLIDIRVTLVDGSYHDVDSNEMAFKFAGSMAIKAAVNKAAPVLLEPMMQVEVEVPEDFLGDVMGDLNSRRGNIEGMNSEEGLAKVSAKVPLAEMFGYATDIRSKTQGRGIFSMEFSNYDEVPRNVAEVIIAKHKGNA is encoded by the coding sequence GTGGCACGTACTATACCGCTTAAAAAAGTACGTAATATAGGCATCGCGGCACATATTGACGCGGGCAAAACAACAACAACCGAACGAATACTGTTCTACACTGGCATCGCCCATAAAATGGGCGAGGTTCATGATGGAGCTGCAATTACGGACTGGATGGAGCAAGAGAAAGAACGGGGCATTACCATTACTGCGGCTGCCATAAGTACCAGTTGGAATGACCATAAAATAAACATTATCGATACTCCAGGTCACGTTGACTTTACCATCGAAGTAGAACGCTCAATGCGAGTGTTAGATGGCGTAATTGCGGTTTTTTGCTCTGTAGGAGGCGTACAGCCTCAATCCGAAACAGTTTGGCGGCAAGCAAATCGTTATAACGTACCGCGAATTGCCTTTGTCAACAAAATGGATCGTACTGGAGCCAACTTTTTCAAAGTGCACGAACAGATAAGAGAGCGTCTGAGAGCTAATGCGATCGCGATTCAGATACCTATTGGTAGTGAGGCAGAATTTGAAGGAATTATAGATTTGGTGCGGATGAGAGCTAAGATCTATCGCGACGATCTCGGCAAAAACATCGAAGATACAGAAATTCCAAAACAGTTGCTGCCCAAAGCCAAAGAATATCGTGGCAAGTTAATAGAGGCGATCGCTGAAACTGACGAAAAACTTCTCGAAAAATTTATGATGGAGGAAGAATTTGAAGAGGCAGAAATTAAAGCCGCTTTGCGTCAAGGAGCGATCGCTGGTTCGATAGTACCGATGCTCTGCGGTTCTGCTTTTAAAAACAAAGGCGTTCAGTTACTTTTGGATGCAGTAGTAGACTATTTACCCGCTCCTACAGAAGTACCTGCAATTAAAGGGCTATTGCCAGACGGTGGTGAGGCTGTCAGACATTCTGATGACGAAGAACCTTTTGCAGCACTGGCATTCAAAATTGCCTCTGATAAATTTGGTCGTTTGACTTTTATGAGAGTGTATTCTGGCGTTCTGGAAAAAGGTAGCTATGTCTATAACTCTACTAAAGAACAAAAAGAGCGCGTTGCTCGCCTAGTTGTTTTAAAATCCAACGAGCGGATTGAAGTAGATGAGTTGAGAGCAGGAGACTTGGGTGCGGCAGTAGGGTTGAAACAATCTACTACAGGAGACACCTTGTGCGATGAAAGCAATCCGATAATCCTTGAATCTCTGTTCATACCCGAACCTGTAATCTCTGTAGCTGTAGAGCCTCAAACCAAAAGCGACTTTGAAAAATTATCTAAAGCTCTACAAGCACTGTCGGATGAAGATCCCACTTTTCGCGTCAGCACCAACCCCGAAACCAATCAAACCGTAATTGCGGGAATGGGCGAGCTCCATCTAGAAATTTTAGTAGATCGAATGTTGAGAGAGTTTAACGTTGAGGCTACTGTAGGTAAACCCCAGGTGGCTTATCGCGAAACTATTCGCAGAGAGAGCCAAGCAGAAGGGAAATATATCAAACAGAGTGGCGGTAAAGGTCAATACGGTCATGCGGTTATTGAAGTCGAACCTGGAGAACCAGGTACTGGCTTCGAGTTTGTCTCCAAAATTGTCGGTGGAATTATTCCTAAAGAATATATTCCTGCTGTAGAGGAAGGAGTCAAACAAACTTGCGAATCTGGTATCTTATCGGGTTATCCTTTGATAGATATCAGAGTTACTCTAGTTGATGGTTCTTACCACGATGTAGACTCTAATGAAATGGCTTTTAAATTTGCAGGCTCGATGGCAATTAAGGCTGCTGTAAACAAAGCGGCTCCAGTATTGCTAGAGCCAATGATGCAGGTTGAAGTCGAAGTTCCCGAAGATTTCTTGGGAGATGTGATGGGCGACCTTAATTCTCGCCGAGGCAATATTGAGGGAATGAACTCCGAAGAAGGTTTAGCTAAAGTATCTGCAAAAGTACCTTTAGCAGAAATGTTTGGCTATGCTACTGATATCCGCTCCAAAACCCAAGGTCGCGGTATCTTTTCGATGGAGTTCAGCAACTACGATGAAGTGCCTCGCAACGTCGCTGAGGTAATTATCGCTAAACATAAAGGGAACGCATAA